A single genomic interval of Lathyrus oleraceus cultivar Zhongwan6 chromosome 7, CAAS_Psat_ZW6_1.0, whole genome shotgun sequence harbors:
- the LOC127102161 gene encoding secreted RxLR effector protein 161-like, whose translation MGNCKAMATPMGSKTYVDQDEFGVSIDITKYRGMIGSLLYFTASRSDIMFSVCLCARFQANPKESHLVSIKRIMKYLKGTTNVSLWYPKGSVCDFLGYSDSDYISCKTDRKSTSGTCHIIRNALVSWSCKKQECVALSTAEEEYIIAGSCCAQILWLKQQLSDYGLNLGCIPLRCDNTSAINITKKLVMHSRTKHIDIRHHFLRDHVFKEDVEVTFVDTHNQPANIFTKPLEKEPFYKIQRELGILNEVDV comes from the coding sequence ATGGGTAATTGCAAAGCAATGGCTACTCCAATGGGATCCAAaacttatgttgatcaagatgaattcGGTGTTTCAATTGATATCAcaaagtatcgaggtatgattggttcactaCTATATTTCACGGCAAGTCGTTCTGACATAATGTTTAGTGTTTGTCTTTGTGCGCGGTTTCAAGCTAATCCAAAGGAATCACATCTTGTCTCTATAAAGagaatcatgaagtatctcaaaggaacaacaAATGTCAGCTTATGGTATCCCAAAGGTAGTGTATGTGACTTTCTTGGTTATTCGGACTCAGACTATATAAGTTGTAAAACTGATCGAAAAAGCACTAGTGGGACATGTCATATCATAAGAAATGCCCTTGTATCATGGTCCTGCAAGAAGCAAGAATGTGTGGCTCTTAGTACGGCTGAAGAAGAATACATTATTGCGGGAAGTTGTTGTGCTCAAATACTTTGGCTAAAACAACAACTTAGCGACTACGGCTTGAACCTTGGATGCATTCCGCTAAGGTGTGATAATACAAGTGCCATAAATATAACTAAAAAACTAGTCATGCACTCAAGAACAAAGCATATCGATATTCGCCATCATTTTCTCCGTGATCATGTGTTTAAAGAAGATGTTGAAGTTACATTTGTggatactcataatcaacccGCGAATATATTCACAAAGCCGCTAGAAAAAGAACCATTTTACAAAATTCAAAGGGAACTTGGCATATTAAATGAGGTAGATGTATGA